Below is a window of Methanocaldococcus jannaschii DSM 2661 DNA.
TAAAGTTTCCTAATTTGACATATAATTTTCCTGTTGCTAATGGTTCTGGTGGGTTTCTAAAGACCCCCATTGCATAAGCTCCTCCCTTACAGAGGTGTTTATCAACTGTTGCATATAATTTTTTTCTTTCTAATCTTGCCATTTGAATCATTTCACAGTGTCTTTTTTCTTCGTCTAATGTTTCATAGCCTTCTGGAATTTCTTCCTTTGATTTTGCCAATTTTACAGCGACAAATGGTTTATCTAACATCATCAATTCCATTAACTTTTTTGCATTTTCTCTTATTTCATTAACATCCATAATCTCACCTGTGAATGGTTGTGTATGTTTTACGAACTATATTATTAACTTCCCCAGTATATATACTTTTCGATTTAATTCCAAATCACAAAAAATTTAAATCATATCATAGCCTTTCACCAAAAACAATAAAAAATCATATGAATTAGAAGTATAAGCAGAAAAATATAACTTTAACACATATGCTCAAAATTAGTTATAGAATCATCAACATAAGTTCTCTTGCTATTTTAGCAGCGGTTATTGCTGTAATATTGGCAATATCATAAATCGGAGAAACTTCAACTATATCAAAACCAATAATTTTATCTTTAACCTCTTCTAATAAATATAAAGAGTTAAAAAGTTCTCTTGTTGAAAATCCACAGGGTTCTGGAGTTCCAGTTCCTGGAGCATAGGCAGGGTCTAACACATCGATATCTATAGTTACATATATTGGCTTGTCTAAGCTCTTTATATATTCTAAATCATCCTTATTCATTAGATCCATCTTTAGATAGAGGTTGTTTTTCCTTGCAAGGTCCCATTCCTCTTTATCTCCACTTCTAATTCCAAATTGGAATATATTTTTGGTTAGCTCATAAACTCTCCTCATAACACACGCATGAGAGAGCTTATTACCCAAATATTCATCTCTCAAATCACAATGGGCATCAAATTGAATAACAATAAAATCATCATAGATGTCTTTTACAGCTTTGATTATTGGATAAGTTATAGAATGCTCTCCTCCAAAAACAATGATTTTTTTATTTTCTTTTAATATTTCCCTTGAGACTGAGTGAATTGTGCCAAATATTTCTTCTTGACTTCCATACAAATCTAAATCTTTTAAATCACAGTATTTTAATTCTGCCAAATCTCTATCTAAAATTGGGCTGTATGTTTCTAAACCCCATGATGCTGTTCTTATAGCGTTTCCTCCCTCTCTCGCTCCCGGTTTAAATGAGGTTGTTTCATCATAGGGAATTGAAAATATAACTCCCTCAGCTTCTTCATAAGGACAATTTGCCATCATAAATTTAGATAAATCAATAAAGTGCTCCTCCATTTAACCACCTCAACAAAGAAAATATACTAAAAGAAGAATAAAAACCATAGCACATATAAAAATATATATCCTAATCATTAAAAATAAAAAAGATTGTTTAAAATTTGATAAATTTAATTTTTTTATTTTTTAGAACATTGCTTTTATCTTATCTGCCGCTCTTTTCATTGTTATTCTAATTAAACCCAAATTAACTTTTGCGTCAGTTAAGACTACTAAAATTCCCTCTCCTGCATCGACCATTAGGGTTTTACCGTGCTCTCCTTCAATCATTGTTTGTTCTAAAGTACCCATTCCAATTTCTGCTGCTGTTCTTTCAGCAGCCCCAAATGCTGCTGAAGCCATAGCCCCAACTAACTCAGCATCAACACTCCCAGGCAATTGAGAGGCAATAACTAAACCATCCTTACCAACAACCATAGAACCCTTAATACCCTCAGTCTTATTCAACTCCAACAAAACCCTATCAATCATACTATCCCATTTTTATTTCTTTCCATTTTTTATTTCAACTTATTTTATTATTTCTTGTATTATTGGAATAATTTTATGTAAGATGTCATTATTGGCTTTGAATAGTATTGTTAATATTTCATTATCTTTAGGGATTAATATTATTCCATCGTCCTTAACTTTAATAAAAACACATTCTGTCTTTTCGTTATATATATCTTTTATTACTTCAGAAATACTGTTCAAAATGATAGATAATCTTGCCCCTAAGCTTTCCATATTTGAATCTTCTGACAAACTGGAATATTCAACTAATCCATCATTTTTTATTAATAAAACTCCATGAATATAATCTAAATCTTTTAATTCTTCAAGAATTTCTTTTTGAATCATAACTATGCCTCCTTTAATT
It encodes the following:
- a CDS encoding roadblock/LC7 domain-containing protein, whose translation is MIDRVLLELNKTEGIKGSMVVGKDGLVIASQLPGSVDAELVGAMASAAFGAAERTAAEIGMGTLEQTMIEGEHGKTLMVDAGEGILVVLTDAKVNLGLIRITMKRAADKIKAMF
- a CDS encoding roadblock/LC7 domain-containing protein, which codes for MIQKEILEELKDLDYIHGVLLIKNDGLVEYSSLSEDSNMESLGARLSIILNSISEVIKDIYNEKTECVFIKVKDDGIILIPKDNEILTILFKANNDILHKIIPIIQEIIK
- the speB gene encoding agmatinase; translated protein: MEEHFIDLSKFMMANCPYEEAEGVIFSIPYDETTSFKPGAREGGNAIRTASWGLETYSPILDRDLAELKYCDLKDLDLYGSQEEIFGTIHSVSREILKENKKIIVFGGEHSITYPIIKAVKDIYDDFIVIQFDAHCDLRDEYLGNKLSHACVMRRVYELTKNIFQFGIRSGDKEEWDLARKNNLYLKMDLMNKDDLEYIKSLDKPIYVTIDIDVLDPAYAPGTGTPEPCGFSTRELFNSLYLLEEVKDKIIGFDIVEVSPIYDIANITAITAAKIARELMLMIL